One genomic region from Panthera tigris isolate Pti1 chromosome D1, P.tigris_Pti1_mat1.1, whole genome shotgun sequence encodes:
- the CNGA4 gene encoding cyclic nucleotide-gated cation channel alpha-4 isoform X2, producing MPEGDLKLATDHGSMSQESKVKTTESSPPAPSKARKLLPVLDPSGDYYYWWLNTMVFPVMYNLIIIVCRACFPDLQHSYLVAWLVMDYTSDLLYLLDIVVRFHTGFLDQGILVVDKGRISSRYVRTWSFLLDLASLMPTDVAYVQLGLHTPMLRLNRFLRVPRLFEAFDRTETRTAYPNAFRITKLMLYIFVVIHWNSCLYFALSRYLGFGHDAWVYPDPAQPGFERLRRQYLYSFYFSTLILTTVGDTPLPAREEEYLFMVGDFLLAVMGFATIMGSMSSVIYNMNTADAAFYPDHALVKKYMKQQHVNRRLERRVIDWYQHLQINKKMTNEVAILQHLPERLRAEVAVSVHLSTLSRVQIFQNCEASLLEELVLKLQPQTYSPGEYVCRKGDIGREMYIIREGQLAVVADDGVTQYAVLGAGLYFGEISIINIKGNMSGNRRTANIKSLGYSDLFCLSKEDLREVLSEYPQAQVVMEEKGREILLKMNKLDVNAEAAEIALQEATESRLRGLDQQLDDLQTKFARLLAELESSALKIAYRIERLEWQTREWPMPEELAEADDEGEPGEGTSQGGEGRSAQEGPPDPE from the exons ATGCCTGAGGGTGACTTGAAGTTG GCAACAGACCACGGAAGCATGAGCCAGGAGAGCAAAGTGAAGACGACAGAGTccagcccccctgccccatccAAGGCCAG GAAGTTGTTGCCTGTCCTAGACCCATCTGGGGATTACTACTACTGGTGGCTGAATACAATGGTCTTCCCAGTGATGTATAACCTCATCATCATCGTGTGCAG agcctgctttcctGACTTGCAACACAGTTATCTGGTGGCCTGGTTAGTAATGGACTACACAAGTGACCTTCTATACCTACTGGACATCGTGGTGCGCTTCCACACAG gattCTTAGACCAGGGCATCCTGGTGGTGGACAAGGGTAGGATTTCAAGTCGCTATGTTCGCACCTGGAGCTTCCTGTTGGACCTGGCATCCCTGATGCCCACAGATGTGGCCTACGTGCAGCTGGGCTTGCACACCCCTATGCTGAGGCTGAACCGATTTCTGCGTGTGCCTCGCCTCTTTGAGGCCTTTGACCGCACAGAGACCCGCACGGCTTACCCAAATGCATTTCGCATCACCAAACTGAtgctttacatttttgttgttatcCATTGGAATAGCTGCCTATACTTTGCCCTATCCCGGTACCTGGGCTTCGGGCATGACGCCTGGGTGTACCCTGATCCCGCACAGCCTGGCTTTGAGCGTCTGCGGCGCCAGTACCTCTATAGCTTTTACTTCTCCACCCTGATCCTGACCACTGTGGGCGATACACCACTGCCAGCACGGGAGGAGGAGTATCTCTTCATGGTGGGTGACTTCCTGTTGGCTGTCATGGGTTTTGCCACCATCATGGGTAGCATGAGCTCTGTCATCTACAATATGAACACTGCAGATGCGGCTTTCTACCCAGACCATGCACTGGTGAAGAAGTACATGAAGCAGCAGCACGTCAACCGCCGGCTGGAGCGGCGAGTTATTGACTG GTACCAGCACCTGCAGATCAACAAGAAGATGACCAACGAGGTAGCCATCTTACAGCATTTGCCTGAGCGGTTGCGGGCCGAAGTGGCTGTGTCTGTACACCTGTCTACTCTGAGCCGGGTGCAGatcttccagaactgtgaggccAGCCTGCTGGAGGAGCTGGTGCTGAAGCTGCAGCCCCAGACCTATTCACCAGGCGAATATGTCTGCCGCAAGGGGGACATTGGCCGGGAGATGTATATCATCCGTGAAGGTCAGTTGGCCGTGGTGGCAGATGATGGTGTCACCCAGTACGCTGTGCTTGGTGCAGGGCTCTACTTTGGGGAGATCAGCATCATCAACATCAAAG GAAACATGTCTGGGAACCGCCGCacagccaacatcaagagtctaGGTTATTCAGACCTGTTTTGCCTGAGCAAGGAGGACCTGAGGGAAGTCCTGAGCGAGTATCCACAGGCCCAGGTCGTCATGGAGGAAAAGGGCCGTGAGATCCTGCTCAAAATGAACAAGTTGGATGTAAATGCCGAGGCAGCCGAGATTGCCCTACAGGAAGCCACAGAGTCCCGGCTGCGAGGCCTTGACCAGCAACTCGATGATCTACAGACCAAGTTTGCTCGCCTCCTGGCTGAGCTGGAGTCCAGCGCACTCAAGATTGCTTATCGCATCGAACGGCTAGAGTGGCAGACTCGAGAGTGGCCAATGCCTGAGGAACTGGCTGAGGCTGATGATGAGGGCGAGCCTGGGGAGGGAACCTCTCAGGGTGGAGAGGGCAGGAGTGCCCAGGAGGGACCCCCAGACCCAGAGTGA
- the CNGA4 gene encoding cyclic nucleotide-gated cation channel alpha-4 isoform X1 encodes MGAKPHRMAPHHTHPVGNEATDHGSMSQESKVKTTESSPPAPSKARKLLPVLDPSGDYYYWWLNTMVFPVMYNLIIIVCRACFPDLQHSYLVAWLVMDYTSDLLYLLDIVVRFHTGFLDQGILVVDKGRISSRYVRTWSFLLDLASLMPTDVAYVQLGLHTPMLRLNRFLRVPRLFEAFDRTETRTAYPNAFRITKLMLYIFVVIHWNSCLYFALSRYLGFGHDAWVYPDPAQPGFERLRRQYLYSFYFSTLILTTVGDTPLPAREEEYLFMVGDFLLAVMGFATIMGSMSSVIYNMNTADAAFYPDHALVKKYMKQQHVNRRLERRVIDWYQHLQINKKMTNEVAILQHLPERLRAEVAVSVHLSTLSRVQIFQNCEASLLEELVLKLQPQTYSPGEYVCRKGDIGREMYIIREGQLAVVADDGVTQYAVLGAGLYFGEISIINIKGNMSGNRRTANIKSLGYSDLFCLSKEDLREVLSEYPQAQVVMEEKGREILLKMNKLDVNAEAAEIALQEATESRLRGLDQQLDDLQTKFARLLAELESSALKIAYRIERLEWQTREWPMPEELAEADDEGEPGEGTSQGGEGRSAQEGPPDPE; translated from the exons ATGGGGGCAAAACCCCACAGGATGGCCCCCCATCACACTCATCCAGTAGGAAATGAG GCAACAGACCACGGAAGCATGAGCCAGGAGAGCAAAGTGAAGACGACAGAGTccagcccccctgccccatccAAGGCCAG GAAGTTGTTGCCTGTCCTAGACCCATCTGGGGATTACTACTACTGGTGGCTGAATACAATGGTCTTCCCAGTGATGTATAACCTCATCATCATCGTGTGCAG agcctgctttcctGACTTGCAACACAGTTATCTGGTGGCCTGGTTAGTAATGGACTACACAAGTGACCTTCTATACCTACTGGACATCGTGGTGCGCTTCCACACAG gattCTTAGACCAGGGCATCCTGGTGGTGGACAAGGGTAGGATTTCAAGTCGCTATGTTCGCACCTGGAGCTTCCTGTTGGACCTGGCATCCCTGATGCCCACAGATGTGGCCTACGTGCAGCTGGGCTTGCACACCCCTATGCTGAGGCTGAACCGATTTCTGCGTGTGCCTCGCCTCTTTGAGGCCTTTGACCGCACAGAGACCCGCACGGCTTACCCAAATGCATTTCGCATCACCAAACTGAtgctttacatttttgttgttatcCATTGGAATAGCTGCCTATACTTTGCCCTATCCCGGTACCTGGGCTTCGGGCATGACGCCTGGGTGTACCCTGATCCCGCACAGCCTGGCTTTGAGCGTCTGCGGCGCCAGTACCTCTATAGCTTTTACTTCTCCACCCTGATCCTGACCACTGTGGGCGATACACCACTGCCAGCACGGGAGGAGGAGTATCTCTTCATGGTGGGTGACTTCCTGTTGGCTGTCATGGGTTTTGCCACCATCATGGGTAGCATGAGCTCTGTCATCTACAATATGAACACTGCAGATGCGGCTTTCTACCCAGACCATGCACTGGTGAAGAAGTACATGAAGCAGCAGCACGTCAACCGCCGGCTGGAGCGGCGAGTTATTGACTG GTACCAGCACCTGCAGATCAACAAGAAGATGACCAACGAGGTAGCCATCTTACAGCATTTGCCTGAGCGGTTGCGGGCCGAAGTGGCTGTGTCTGTACACCTGTCTACTCTGAGCCGGGTGCAGatcttccagaactgtgaggccAGCCTGCTGGAGGAGCTGGTGCTGAAGCTGCAGCCCCAGACCTATTCACCAGGCGAATATGTCTGCCGCAAGGGGGACATTGGCCGGGAGATGTATATCATCCGTGAAGGTCAGTTGGCCGTGGTGGCAGATGATGGTGTCACCCAGTACGCTGTGCTTGGTGCAGGGCTCTACTTTGGGGAGATCAGCATCATCAACATCAAAG GAAACATGTCTGGGAACCGCCGCacagccaacatcaagagtctaGGTTATTCAGACCTGTTTTGCCTGAGCAAGGAGGACCTGAGGGAAGTCCTGAGCGAGTATCCACAGGCCCAGGTCGTCATGGAGGAAAAGGGCCGTGAGATCCTGCTCAAAATGAACAAGTTGGATGTAAATGCCGAGGCAGCCGAGATTGCCCTACAGGAAGCCACAGAGTCCCGGCTGCGAGGCCTTGACCAGCAACTCGATGATCTACAGACCAAGTTTGCTCGCCTCCTGGCTGAGCTGGAGTCCAGCGCACTCAAGATTGCTTATCGCATCGAACGGCTAGAGTGGCAGACTCGAGAGTGGCCAATGCCTGAGGAACTGGCTGAGGCTGATGATGAGGGCGAGCCTGGGGAGGGAACCTCTCAGGGTGGAGAGGGCAGGAGTGCCCAGGAGGGACCCCCAGACCCAGAGTGA
- the CNGA4 gene encoding cyclic nucleotide-gated cation channel alpha-4 isoform X3, translating to MSQESKVKTTESSPPAPSKARKLLPVLDPSGDYYYWWLNTMVFPVMYNLIIIVCRACFPDLQHSYLVAWLVMDYTSDLLYLLDIVVRFHTGFLDQGILVVDKGRISSRYVRTWSFLLDLASLMPTDVAYVQLGLHTPMLRLNRFLRVPRLFEAFDRTETRTAYPNAFRITKLMLYIFVVIHWNSCLYFALSRYLGFGHDAWVYPDPAQPGFERLRRQYLYSFYFSTLILTTVGDTPLPAREEEYLFMVGDFLLAVMGFATIMGSMSSVIYNMNTADAAFYPDHALVKKYMKQQHVNRRLERRVIDWYQHLQINKKMTNEVAILQHLPERLRAEVAVSVHLSTLSRVQIFQNCEASLLEELVLKLQPQTYSPGEYVCRKGDIGREMYIIREGQLAVVADDGVTQYAVLGAGLYFGEISIINIKGNMSGNRRTANIKSLGYSDLFCLSKEDLREVLSEYPQAQVVMEEKGREILLKMNKLDVNAEAAEIALQEATESRLRGLDQQLDDLQTKFARLLAELESSALKIAYRIERLEWQTREWPMPEELAEADDEGEPGEGTSQGGEGRSAQEGPPDPE from the exons ATGAGCCAGGAGAGCAAAGTGAAGACGACAGAGTccagcccccctgccccatccAAGGCCAG GAAGTTGTTGCCTGTCCTAGACCCATCTGGGGATTACTACTACTGGTGGCTGAATACAATGGTCTTCCCAGTGATGTATAACCTCATCATCATCGTGTGCAG agcctgctttcctGACTTGCAACACAGTTATCTGGTGGCCTGGTTAGTAATGGACTACACAAGTGACCTTCTATACCTACTGGACATCGTGGTGCGCTTCCACACAG gattCTTAGACCAGGGCATCCTGGTGGTGGACAAGGGTAGGATTTCAAGTCGCTATGTTCGCACCTGGAGCTTCCTGTTGGACCTGGCATCCCTGATGCCCACAGATGTGGCCTACGTGCAGCTGGGCTTGCACACCCCTATGCTGAGGCTGAACCGATTTCTGCGTGTGCCTCGCCTCTTTGAGGCCTTTGACCGCACAGAGACCCGCACGGCTTACCCAAATGCATTTCGCATCACCAAACTGAtgctttacatttttgttgttatcCATTGGAATAGCTGCCTATACTTTGCCCTATCCCGGTACCTGGGCTTCGGGCATGACGCCTGGGTGTACCCTGATCCCGCACAGCCTGGCTTTGAGCGTCTGCGGCGCCAGTACCTCTATAGCTTTTACTTCTCCACCCTGATCCTGACCACTGTGGGCGATACACCACTGCCAGCACGGGAGGAGGAGTATCTCTTCATGGTGGGTGACTTCCTGTTGGCTGTCATGGGTTTTGCCACCATCATGGGTAGCATGAGCTCTGTCATCTACAATATGAACACTGCAGATGCGGCTTTCTACCCAGACCATGCACTGGTGAAGAAGTACATGAAGCAGCAGCACGTCAACCGCCGGCTGGAGCGGCGAGTTATTGACTG GTACCAGCACCTGCAGATCAACAAGAAGATGACCAACGAGGTAGCCATCTTACAGCATTTGCCTGAGCGGTTGCGGGCCGAAGTGGCTGTGTCTGTACACCTGTCTACTCTGAGCCGGGTGCAGatcttccagaactgtgaggccAGCCTGCTGGAGGAGCTGGTGCTGAAGCTGCAGCCCCAGACCTATTCACCAGGCGAATATGTCTGCCGCAAGGGGGACATTGGCCGGGAGATGTATATCATCCGTGAAGGTCAGTTGGCCGTGGTGGCAGATGATGGTGTCACCCAGTACGCTGTGCTTGGTGCAGGGCTCTACTTTGGGGAGATCAGCATCATCAACATCAAAG GAAACATGTCTGGGAACCGCCGCacagccaacatcaagagtctaGGTTATTCAGACCTGTTTTGCCTGAGCAAGGAGGACCTGAGGGAAGTCCTGAGCGAGTATCCACAGGCCCAGGTCGTCATGGAGGAAAAGGGCCGTGAGATCCTGCTCAAAATGAACAAGTTGGATGTAAATGCCGAGGCAGCCGAGATTGCCCTACAGGAAGCCACAGAGTCCCGGCTGCGAGGCCTTGACCAGCAACTCGATGATCTACAGACCAAGTTTGCTCGCCTCCTGGCTGAGCTGGAGTCCAGCGCACTCAAGATTGCTTATCGCATCGAACGGCTAGAGTGGCAGACTCGAGAGTGGCCAATGCCTGAGGAACTGGCTGAGGCTGATGATGAGGGCGAGCCTGGGGAGGGAACCTCTCAGGGTGGAGAGGGCAGGAGTGCCCAGGAGGGACCCCCAGACCCAGAGTGA
- the CNGA4 gene encoding cyclic nucleotide-gated cation channel alpha-4 isoform X4, with product MVFPVMYNLIIIVCRACFPDLQHSYLVAWLVMDYTSDLLYLLDIVVRFHTGFLDQGILVVDKGRISSRYVRTWSFLLDLASLMPTDVAYVQLGLHTPMLRLNRFLRVPRLFEAFDRTETRTAYPNAFRITKLMLYIFVVIHWNSCLYFALSRYLGFGHDAWVYPDPAQPGFERLRRQYLYSFYFSTLILTTVGDTPLPAREEEYLFMVGDFLLAVMGFATIMGSMSSVIYNMNTADAAFYPDHALVKKYMKQQHVNRRLERRVIDWYQHLQINKKMTNEVAILQHLPERLRAEVAVSVHLSTLSRVQIFQNCEASLLEELVLKLQPQTYSPGEYVCRKGDIGREMYIIREGQLAVVADDGVTQYAVLGAGLYFGEISIINIKGNMSGNRRTANIKSLGYSDLFCLSKEDLREVLSEYPQAQVVMEEKGREILLKMNKLDVNAEAAEIALQEATESRLRGLDQQLDDLQTKFARLLAELESSALKIAYRIERLEWQTREWPMPEELAEADDEGEPGEGTSQGGEGRSAQEGPPDPE from the exons ATGGTCTTCCCAGTGATGTATAACCTCATCATCATCGTGTGCAG agcctgctttcctGACTTGCAACACAGTTATCTGGTGGCCTGGTTAGTAATGGACTACACAAGTGACCTTCTATACCTACTGGACATCGTGGTGCGCTTCCACACAG gattCTTAGACCAGGGCATCCTGGTGGTGGACAAGGGTAGGATTTCAAGTCGCTATGTTCGCACCTGGAGCTTCCTGTTGGACCTGGCATCCCTGATGCCCACAGATGTGGCCTACGTGCAGCTGGGCTTGCACACCCCTATGCTGAGGCTGAACCGATTTCTGCGTGTGCCTCGCCTCTTTGAGGCCTTTGACCGCACAGAGACCCGCACGGCTTACCCAAATGCATTTCGCATCACCAAACTGAtgctttacatttttgttgttatcCATTGGAATAGCTGCCTATACTTTGCCCTATCCCGGTACCTGGGCTTCGGGCATGACGCCTGGGTGTACCCTGATCCCGCACAGCCTGGCTTTGAGCGTCTGCGGCGCCAGTACCTCTATAGCTTTTACTTCTCCACCCTGATCCTGACCACTGTGGGCGATACACCACTGCCAGCACGGGAGGAGGAGTATCTCTTCATGGTGGGTGACTTCCTGTTGGCTGTCATGGGTTTTGCCACCATCATGGGTAGCATGAGCTCTGTCATCTACAATATGAACACTGCAGATGCGGCTTTCTACCCAGACCATGCACTGGTGAAGAAGTACATGAAGCAGCAGCACGTCAACCGCCGGCTGGAGCGGCGAGTTATTGACTG GTACCAGCACCTGCAGATCAACAAGAAGATGACCAACGAGGTAGCCATCTTACAGCATTTGCCTGAGCGGTTGCGGGCCGAAGTGGCTGTGTCTGTACACCTGTCTACTCTGAGCCGGGTGCAGatcttccagaactgtgaggccAGCCTGCTGGAGGAGCTGGTGCTGAAGCTGCAGCCCCAGACCTATTCACCAGGCGAATATGTCTGCCGCAAGGGGGACATTGGCCGGGAGATGTATATCATCCGTGAAGGTCAGTTGGCCGTGGTGGCAGATGATGGTGTCACCCAGTACGCTGTGCTTGGTGCAGGGCTCTACTTTGGGGAGATCAGCATCATCAACATCAAAG GAAACATGTCTGGGAACCGCCGCacagccaacatcaagagtctaGGTTATTCAGACCTGTTTTGCCTGAGCAAGGAGGACCTGAGGGAAGTCCTGAGCGAGTATCCACAGGCCCAGGTCGTCATGGAGGAAAAGGGCCGTGAGATCCTGCTCAAAATGAACAAGTTGGATGTAAATGCCGAGGCAGCCGAGATTGCCCTACAGGAAGCCACAGAGTCCCGGCTGCGAGGCCTTGACCAGCAACTCGATGATCTACAGACCAAGTTTGCTCGCCTCCTGGCTGAGCTGGAGTCCAGCGCACTCAAGATTGCTTATCGCATCGAACGGCTAGAGTGGCAGACTCGAGAGTGGCCAATGCCTGAGGAACTGGCTGAGGCTGATGATGAGGGCGAGCCTGGGGAGGGAACCTCTCAGGGTGGAGAGGGCAGGAGTGCCCAGGAGGGACCCCCAGACCCAGAGTGA